In Penicillium oxalicum strain HP7-1 chromosome VII, whole genome shotgun sequence, one DNA window encodes the following:
- a CDS encoding Rhamnogalacturonan acetylesterase: MKVAALLSMLIPSVLGTTIYLAGDSTMAKNGGGKGTNGWGEYVTPYTTATVSNQAVGGRSARSFTREGRFNTIANQVKPGDWVIIEFGHNDGGGLGSGDNGRTDCGGTGDETCTSVYNGVTETVLTFPKYLENATKMFKSKGANVIISSQTPNNVWEGGSYSYSPSRFVGYAKLAAEKAGVHYIDHGAYVADIYKTKGKDVVNSWYPNDHTHTSPAGASVVAQAFFKAVVCTKPGLQNLLKTQNFEGKCL, from the exons GGAGATTCAACCATGGCCAAAAATGGTGGTGGTAAAGGCACGAACG GCTGGGGCGAATATGTCACCCCGTATACTACAGCCACCGTGTCGAACCAAGCCGTCGGTGGTCGAAGTGCCCGATCTTTCACGCGTGAAGGCCGTTTCAACACAATCGCCAACCAGGTCAAGCCCGGTGATTGGGTGATCATCGAATTCGGACATAATGACGGAGGTGGTCTCGGGTCAGGAGACAACGGCCGCACTGATTGTGGCGGAACAGGCGACGAGACTTGCACTTCCGTCTACAACGGAGTCACCGAGACCGTCCTGACCTTCCCCAAGTACTTAGAGAACGCGACCAAGATGTTCAAGTCAAAGGGTGCCAAcgtcatcatctccagtcAAACCCCCAACAACGTGTGGGAGGGTGGCTCTTACTCCTACTCGCCATCTCGCTTCGTGGGCTACGCCAAGTTGGCGGCTGAGAAGGCGGGTGTGCATTACATTGACCACGGCGCCTATGTGGCTGATATCTACAAGACCAAGGGAAAGGATGTCGTCAACTCGTGGTACCCAAACGACCACACCCACACCAGCCCGGCTGGCGCATCGGTTGTCGCTCAAGCATTCTTCAAGGCGGTTGTGTGCACCAAGCCTGGCTTGCAAAATCTCTTGAAGACACAGAACTTTGAAGGCAAGTGCCTGTGA